The genomic interval ATTCGTAAAAGTCCGGAAACGAGGTGATCTCGTACGGGTTTCCGGCTATACCATGCTCGATTGGAACAGGAATTACGTTAAATTTATAGGTGAGCTTCAAACCTTTGAAGCTTGGAACATAGAGATCGATGTCAACATAGTCTGCTATCTCTGAGAACAGGTTGAGCGTGTGTATTCCTAAACCGCCAGAGAATGCAGGAGGAAGTTCCCATCCTATAACAGCTATTTTCATATCCGCCCAATCACCGAGTCCAGTAAACACGTTCCATTATTAAAACAAAAGTAATCAAAAGTCGAATATTGTTTAGACATAAGAAATGAACAATGCCTCACAATAACTTAATCAATAGTTGCTTATTATTGTTTTCCGATTGATTTCCCAGACTGTTGTTGGTGGATAATATTGCGATCCGGATATCTCGATGAGGCTGTTCCTCACGTTGGCTTAAGATCTTCTTCGTAAGCACGTATAAGCTCTGCGTGACTCCAAGCCTGTGCAATACATCCTCTCCCTACCTGTGGATCAACGCCATCGTATATCTCAGGCACAAGACTGTGTTCATAAAGTGGACGAAAATATGAAAAAAGATCACTGGCACTCACGCCAAATCTCTTAGCAGCAGTTATATACGGCCCAACTAACCACGGCCAAACAGTGCCGTTGTGATACGCTTTGTCCCTGGAGTGAAGATCGCCCTCATAAATCGGTTCAAAATTCAGATCTTCAGAAGAGAGTGTTCGGAGACCGTAAGGTGTCAACAAAAACTCATCAACCTGTGAAATGTAATCATGGAATTGAGTTTTCATCACCGGAAATGGAAGAGAATAGGCAAAGAGGAAATTAGGTCTTAGAGAGAAATCGTCTGGATCGTATGTGTCCAGAAATTTCTTGCCCCGTATGAATTTTCGCGGAAACGCATCCTTCAACTCTGTCATCATCTGCTCGAGGTCCTTTGGAAAGTCTTTCTCCAATTCAGCAGAAAAATATTTCATCGTGCTGAGCGCGTTAAACCAGAGGGCATTAATATCAACCGGTTTTCCGATTCTTGGAGTCATTGAAATATCGCCGATCCTTGCGTCCATCCAGGTCAAGCCAGGTTTTTTGAGGGTTACAAAACCACCATCAAGCTCGAAGAATTCATTGCCTTTGGAATAGTCATAAATCAACCTTTCCAGTTTTTCATACAACTCCTCAAGGAATTCCTTATCGCGAGAATAAGCATAGTACTTGTAAAATGCATAGAAAAGCCAAAGTGTTGAATCGGCTGTGACTTTATTATCATTCGTATCCAGGCTTCTTGGAACTATGCCATTCTCGCTGTGCTCCAAGTAGTTGGACAGGATCTTCCTGGCGAGATCGTATTTTCTGCGGCATAATAACAGGCCCGGAACAGATATCAGTGCGTCCCTTGCCCACGTTCCAAACCAGTGGAATCCTGCGATGATATTATCATTAGTGAGGAAAAAAGTCGAACTTGCCTTTATTTCCTCTATACCGGACACACGCTTTCTTAGGCCCATTTCATTAAAGTAATAGCTCTTGACAGTTTCGAAGTCGATTGGGCGATCTGTTTCGGAGATATTTATTTCAAGCTGCCGATTCACCAATTCGCCCTCAAAATGACCTGGATTGAAGAGATCTTCCTGCCAGGCGTATCCACGAACCTTCTCTTCGGGATACTCAAGTTTCCTGTACCAGTCACCACCAGGCACATACTTAAGCTGTGAGATCACGTTAAACTTTAGTTCACCTGATCTGAAGGAGGTTATTCTCGCACTTTTTGATTCCGCAGCATCGAACGAGCGCTTCTCGAACAAACTATAAGAAGGCCGAAAAGCAACAAGAGGGAAGAGAGATATTTTCTCCGGAACGACCTTGGGGAATGTATAGCGTATCACCAAGTGGTCTTCCTGAGGGTGCATTATTATCTCCTTCTGAATTGCGATGTCCCCATGCTGGAACGTAACGATCGGATAAGGGAATGAAGCGTAATTCCTTATTAATTTGTAACCGAGAGGGTATACAGTATTTGGGTAATAATTCGTATCCAGGCTGAACTTTACTCCTTTGTTCTCGAATATTTCAAAAAGCTTGGATAACAGTACCCACCTATCATGATGCTCATTTATGGATGAAACAAGAAGTCCGTGGTAAGATCTTGTGTTCGCAAAACTAACAGTGGAGGATGAATAACTCCCCTTCCTGTTCGCCAAAAGCCATTCTTTGTTTATATTCACAGCATGTGAATCCTATGATCTTTAAAGAATTATTCGCCTTTACACAGTTGAAAGTTTATCTCATGAATTCACCATAATAAATCGAGTAAAGAATTCTAACCACAGAACCAAAGTTCGGGTTACTTATTTCCAGAGCTTTTACTAGTGAAATTTGGGCAGATGAATCTTTAACGCATTATAAGCAAAGATTTAAACCGAAGTGCGATTGCAGAGCCAATGGTTAGATATCTTCCGTTGGGTAACGGTAGATTACTTGTTGGATTTGACAGTGAGCATAGACTTGTGGATTTCTATTATTCAAAATTTCAAGCCGAAAATCACTCTGGTGGAAAACCTTTCAGATTCGGTATTTCTGTGAATAATGCCTTTAAGTGGGTAGATAGCTCAGTTATTTCCCTATGGGATTATCTCGATCATACAATGATCGGTATAAGCAAGTACAGTCTTTTTGGGATTGAGTTCACAAACAACGATTTCGTGGATATTTACGATGACGTTCTCTCAAGGGAGATCACCGCAAAGAATAGCTCGAACGAAAGAAAAGAGATCCATTTCTTCTTCCATCAGAACTTTCTGATTTATGGCAACAATATTGGTGATACCGCAATATATGATCCGGACATGAACGGCGTCATCCATTATAAGGTAAACCGTTATTTTTTTGCAAGCACCGCAGATCAGTCGGGCAACACAATGGATCAGTATTCTATCGGGGTGAAAGACTTTGAGGGGCTGGAAGGAACCTGGAAAGACGCTGAAGACTCACAACTATCAATGAACCCTGTCGCCAC from Thermoplasmatales archaeon carries:
- a CDS encoding glycogen debranching enzyme N-terminal domain-containing protein, with the protein product MNINKEWLLANRKGSYSSSTVSFANTRSYHGLLVSSINEHHDRWVLLSKLFEIFENKGVKFSLDTNYYPNTVYPLGYKLIRNYASFPYPIVTFQHGDIAIQKEIIMHPQEDHLVIRYTFPKVVPEKISLFPLVAFRPSYSLFEKRSFDAAESKSARITSFRSGELKFNVISQLKYVPGGDWYRKLEYPEEKVRGYAWQEDLFNPGHFEGELVNRQLEINISETDRPIDFETVKSYYFNEMGLRKRVSGIEEIKASSTFFLTNDNIIAGFHWFGTWARDALISVPGLLLCRRKYDLARKILSNYLEHSENGIVPRSLDTNDNKVTADSTLWLFYAFYKYYAYSRDKEFLEELYEKLERLIYDYSKGNEFFELDGGFVTLKKPGLTWMDARIGDISMTPRIGKPVDINALWFNALSTMKYFSAELEKDFPKDLEQMMTELKDAFPRKFIRGKKFLDTYDPDDFSLRPNFLFAYSLPFPVMKTQFHDYISQVDEFLLTPYGLRTLSSEDLNFEPIYEGDLHSRDKAYHNGTVWPWLVGPYITAAKRFGVSASDLFSYFRPLYEHSLVPEIYDGVDPQVGRGCIAQAWSHAELIRAYEEDLKPT